One part of the Candidatus Zixiibacteriota bacterium genome encodes these proteins:
- the nifS gene encoding cysteine desulfurase NifS — METIYLDYNSTTPVHEDVIALMQKHMIETYGNPSSVHRLGQKAKVLMEEAREKIASLLGAEASEIYFTSGGTEADNIALKGAAYAGQKKGNHLITSQIEHHAVLESGHFLAKNGFEVTYLGCDNEGIISVEELKNSLKPETTIVSVMMINNETGVIQPIKEMAAICRQAGVLFHTDAVQAVGKIPVNVKDLGMDMLSLSGHKIYGPKGIGALYVRKGLRLTPLVHGGAHEKRKRAGTENLISIIGLAKAMGLAVAKMDKEYARMKELSDYFIKEVQAKVPEVYLNGSYENRVPSTVNLSFKGVEGEAIILSLDIKGIAVSSGSACTSGTLEASHVLQAMRVDTLLAQGSIRFSMGRQTTKEQLEYTASVLPEIIERLRSMSAAYQKPA, encoded by the coding sequence ATGGAAACAATATATCTTGATTATAACAGCACTACTCCGGTGCATGAAGATGTCATTGCTCTCATGCAAAAACATATGATAGAAACTTACGGTAATCCATCATCAGTGCATAGATTAGGGCAAAAGGCCAAAGTATTAATGGAGGAGGCGCGCGAAAAAATCGCGAGTCTTTTGGGCGCTGAGGCATCTGAGATTTATTTTACATCCGGAGGCACTGAAGCTGATAATATCGCCTTAAAAGGCGCCGCCTATGCGGGTCAGAAAAAAGGCAATCATCTAATTACCTCTCAAATAGAACATCATGCCGTTTTGGAATCCGGACATTTTCTGGCAAAGAATGGCTTCGAAGTAACCTATCTGGGATGCGACAACGAAGGCATTATCTCGGTAGAAGAACTTAAGAATTCACTCAAGCCGGAAACAACGATAGTCTCTGTCATGATGATCAACAATGAAACCGGCGTCATCCAACCAATTAAAGAAATGGCGGCAATCTGCCGCCAGGCTGGTGTGCTGTTTCATACCGACGCCGTTCAGGCCGTCGGCAAAATCCCGGTCAATGTCAAAGACCTGGGCATGGATATGCTTTCTCTATCGGGTCACAAAATATACGGACCCAAGGGAATCGGCGCTCTTTATGTCCGCAAAGGATTGCGCCTAACACCCCTGGTTCATGGCGGCGCACATGAAAAACGTAAACGGGCCGGCACCGAAAATTTGATTTCCATTATAGGTTTGGCCAAAGCGATGGGACTGGCCGTAGCCAAGATGGACAAAGAATATGCGCGCATGAAAGAACTAAGCGATTATTTCATAAAAGAAGTTCAGGCGAAAGTTCCCGAAGTTTATCTTAACGGTTCTTATGAAAATCGGGTTCCTTCAACGGTTAATCTGTCCTTCAAAGGCGTTGAAGGCGAAGCCATTATTTTATCATTAGATATTAAGGGTATTGCCGTGTCTTCAGGATCGGCTTGCACTTCCGGCACACTGGAAGCGTCTCATGTCCTTCAGGCGATGAGAGTGGATACGCTTCTTGCCCAGGGTTCTATTCGTTTTTCGATGGGAAGACAGACAACCAAAGAGCAGCTTGAATACACCGCCTCGGTTCTCCCGGAAATTATCGAACGGCTCAGGTCTATGTCGGCTGCCTATCAAAAACCAGCGTAG
- a CDS encoding carboxymuconolactone decarboxylase family protein, whose translation MSKKSIYETILQSHLFLGFPAMIEAARLFSGITNSQFKRNQLPGPYDSKTVRTWNRDGMDKIRRLYGSSFDRLVLYINSFSPQILTWMINNGYGQVLSRTGVTFDIRELCVIATLTVTMYENQLRAHLRGALNIEVAIEDVEAVIDNCRFFCTKKNIQASRKILKEVAREINA comes from the coding sequence ATGTCTAAAAAATCAATTTATGAAACAATCTTACAGTCGCATTTATTTTTGGGATTTCCCGCGATGATTGAAGCGGCCCGTTTATTCTCCGGAATTACAAATTCGCAATTCAAAAGAAATCAACTTCCCGGGCCTTATGATAGTAAAACAGTCAGGACCTGGAATCGGGATGGAATGGATAAAATCAGGCGGTTATACGGTTCATCATTTGACCGCTTAGTGCTATATATAAATTCATTCTCTCCACAAATATTGACATGGATGATAAACAACGGCTATGGACAGGTATTGTCGAGAACGGGAGTAACTTTTGATATACGCGAATTGTGCGTCATCGCGACTCTTACGGTGACGATGTATGAAAACCAGCTTCGAGCGCACCTGCGCGGTGCGCTCAATATCGAAGTCGCGATAGAAGACGTTGAAGCGGTTATTGACAATTGCCGGTTCTTTTGCACTAAGAAAAATATCCAGGCCTCTCGAAAAATACTAAAAGAGGTCGCTCGGGAAATCAATGCGTAA
- a CDS encoding S1C family serine protease, with amino-acid sequence MINCVAITKTARSSAVFFSILSLIIAASVQAQTLESLDFEIAQIIDRVSPAVVTIEARSQDSNTPLFPLKNNNNLSNPVRAVVGSGVIIDSSGHIMTVLSLVDGFDYFYVLIDDAKITAELVGTDRRLNLAVLKIDTDILPRIELSPYPPFAGRLALAFGRSLGGTGYPALGIIAGRQNDGSFLMSGSIMPGIIGGGVFGLSGRLIGLITSGGSIGQYSSEQMMGGILMLPAGAALTAAERIILYGDREAGYLGLKTTAIEMVDETGQVRGEAVVVSAVDAGSPAHRAGISTGDIITHFANYPITNDRELQRLAARWGVDSTVNIEYIRSGNELSMTLTLSSYMPDMYEKQSDPTNKDIITAFKIQNRIDSLRIEMSRLQTQLDKLISRFSSSR; translated from the coding sequence TTGATAAATTGTGTTGCGATAACAAAAACCGCCAGATCATCGGCGGTTTTTTTTTCCATACTAAGTCTGATAATTGCCGCCTCGGTTCAGGCTCAAACGCTGGAAAGCCTCGATTTTGAAATCGCTCAAATTATCGATCGGGTTTCTCCGGCCGTTGTAACAATTGAGGCTCGTTCGCAGGATAGCAATACACCGTTATTTCCTTTGAAAAATAACAACAATTTATCCAACCCGGTGCGGGCCGTGGTTGGCAGCGGCGTTATAATCGATTCCAGCGGTCATATTATGACGGTTTTGTCTCTGGTAGACGGTTTCGATTATTTTTATGTCCTCATTGACGATGCGAAAATTACGGCCGAATTGGTGGGAACTGATCGTCGTCTAAACCTGGCGGTTTTAAAAATCGATACGGATATCCTGCCCAGAATAGAGTTATCGCCCTACCCACCCTTTGCGGGCAGATTGGCCCTGGCTTTCGGCCGATCCCTGGGGGGGACCGGTTATCCTGCTCTGGGAATTATCGCCGGTAGGCAAAACGACGGCAGTTTCCTGATGTCAGGTTCAATCATGCCTGGAATTATCGGAGGAGGGGTTTTTGGTTTATCGGGGCGCCTTATAGGGTTGATTACTTCGGGCGGATCAATCGGCCAATACAGCTCCGAACAAATGATGGGCGGTATATTAATGCTTCCGGCAGGCGCCGCTTTAACAGCGGCTGAGCGAATCATTTTATATGGTGACAGAGAAGCCGGTTACCTCGGTTTGAAAACCACCGCCATTGAAATGGTAGACGAAACAGGTCAGGTCAGGGGGGAGGCGGTCGTGGTGTCTGCGGTCGATGCGGGGTCACCCGCACACAGGGCCGGTATCAGTACGGGCGATATTATTACTCATTTCGCGAATTATCCAATAACTAACGATCGGGAATTACAGCGTCTCGCCGCCCGTTGGGGAGTGGACAGCACCGTGAATATAGAATATATCCGCAGCGGGAATGAATTATCAATGACATTAACCTTAAGTTCTTATATGCCCGATATGTATGAAAAACAATCTGATCCAACCAATAAAGATATTATTACAGCTTTCAAAATTCAGAACAGAATCGATTCCCTGCGAATCGAAATGAGCCGCCTTCAAACCCAGCTTGATAAATTGATAAGTCGTTTTAGCTCCTCGCGTTAA
- a CDS encoding BamA/TamA family outer membrane protein, whose translation MRSRFRYMIVTLLVFTASLTLGYTITQAQSLSKEDRLFQSWLADNPYISDIIVDGNQFFSDSKIRSKLFSRKNTFWQALKSGSRNRILRYTINRDTLEIKYLYYREGYLNVGVDESIEMNTSDSGAIIHININEGNRFIVGRVNFQANDSLTFFGELRNIANRFRTGNPVDPIKLNEMVFDLKTGFANNGYPYAIIETAVDSSAGPQNTNISITANEGHLVRFGDVLFDNLYYYSSDLAAREIAFKKGEIYSREKILESQKRLYSTGLFNSISLDFVQQLPDSQRAVDSLNPDFRFSAVERKSHYITVKTGASQDSLRDLTWDFSAAWGKRNIFKSRRFEFSITSRFVIFTDWRVILHRYQTRFTEPRFLGLRLPLTLTARFEPGVRSQLQPYRVQTWLLALSTRKEWSEQLFAVISGEYESVNIYGVSKDQVGAIRREENISIRRKLTFILVRDTRLDKFVPKQGSFTTYYAQYVGGILSGDDSFLKLEFSWARYQRAIGSFIYATRIKGGWVKEMGKSTEVPTNDRFYLGGANTIRGFRENIIGPRIDHEDYQFEDSTNIGANSYLIFNQEMRFPILGKFWGSVFADIGNGWGSFSDFDPDDLLFAYGTGFQYLSPAGPLRLDYAHRLGNGVYAEDSRWHITILYAF comes from the coding sequence ATGCGTAGCCGTTTTCGATATATGATTGTTACACTGTTGGTTTTTACGGCATCGTTAACGCTCGGGTATACAATAACGCAAGCTCAGAGCCTGTCCAAAGAAGATCGGCTCTTTCAGTCCTGGCTGGCGGATAATCCATACATTTCGGATATAATCGTCGATGGTAATCAGTTTTTCTCAGATTCAAAAATTCGCTCCAAATTATTTTCACGCAAAAATACATTCTGGCAAGCCCTGAAATCCGGCTCTCGAAATCGAATTTTGCGCTATACAATCAATCGCGATACTCTTGAGATAAAGTATCTCTATTACCGTGAAGGATATCTTAACGTCGGCGTAGATGAATCAATTGAGATGAATACCAGCGACTCCGGCGCTATCATTCATATTAATATTAACGAGGGCAACCGCTTTATCGTCGGTCGCGTTAATTTTCAGGCTAATGATAGTCTGACTTTTTTCGGTGAATTGAGAAATATCGCCAATCGTTTCCGGACCGGAAATCCCGTCGATCCGATTAAGTTAAACGAAATGGTATTCGATCTGAAAACCGGCTTCGCAAATAACGGCTACCCATACGCAATTATCGAAACCGCTGTTGATTCCAGCGCCGGTCCGCAAAACACTAATATATCTATCACGGCCAATGAAGGCCACCTGGTTCGTTTCGGCGACGTCCTCTTCGATAATTTATACTATTACTCGTCCGACCTTGCCGCCCGAGAGATCGCCTTCAAGAAAGGCGAAATATACAGTCGAGAAAAAATACTGGAATCCCAGAAGCGATTATACTCAACCGGCCTTTTTAATTCCATCAGTTTGGATTTCGTCCAACAACTGCCCGATTCGCAAAGAGCTGTCGATAGTCTTAATCCCGATTTCCGTTTTTCCGCTGTGGAAAGAAAATCGCATTATATAACGGTTAAAACCGGCGCCAGTCAGGACTCACTTCGGGATTTAACCTGGGATTTTTCCGCCGCATGGGGAAAACGAAATATTTTCAAATCCCGCCGTTTTGAATTTTCAATTACTTCCCGTTTTGTAATCTTTACTGACTGGCGCGTTATTCTGCACAGATATCAAACGCGATTCACAGAACCTCGGTTTTTGGGTCTGCGCCTGCCGCTGACACTGACGGCCCGTTTCGAGCCGGGGGTACGCTCACAACTACAGCCTTATCGAGTGCAAACCTGGCTTCTTGCCTTATCGACTCGCAAAGAATGGTCCGAGCAATTGTTCGCCGTAATTTCCGGGGAATATGAAAGCGTTAATATCTACGGAGTTTCCAAGGATCAGGTCGGAGCCATCAGGCGGGAAGAAAATATCTCTATCCGGCGCAAGCTTACCTTCATTCTCGTTCGCGACACCCGCCTTGATAAATTTGTACCCAAACAAGGCTCCTTCACGACCTACTATGCTCAATACGTCGGCGGAATATTGAGTGGAGACGATAGCTTTTTAAAGCTCGAGTTTTCATGGGCCCGCTACCAGCGAGCCATCGGCTCCTTTATCTATGCTACTCGGATAAAAGGCGGCTGGGTTAAGGAAATGGGAAAATCAACGGAAGTTCCAACTAACGATAGATTTTATCTGGGCGGGGCCAATACCATCCGAGGATTCCGGGAAAATATAATCGGACCACGAATCGATCATGAAGACTATCAATTTGAAGATAGTACAAATATCGGCGCCAATTCCTATTTGATTTTTAATCAGGAAATGCGTTTTCCGATTCTGGGTAAATTCTGGGGTTCGGTTTTTGCCGATATCGGTAATGGCTGGGGATCATTTTCAGATTTCGATCCCGATGATCTTTTATTCGCTTACGGCACCGGGTTTCAATATTTATCCCCGGCCGGCCCTCTCCGTCTCGATTACGCTCATCGCCTCGGAAACGGCGTGTACGCGGAGGATAGCCGCTGGCATATTACCATTCTGTATGCCTTTTAA
- a CDS encoding sigma-70 family RNA polymerase sigma factor — protein MEKETAKDLDHRLFRQVQKGDMVAFNELVNRYKDRLMNVIGRMRISREGTEDIIQEAFLRVYQHRERFDFKHCFSTWLYTIALNLARNELRKKKKYKYVDIFDMQNKEVDVSVEPEIPSNLGPILESAIKTLPEKYKTAFMLRDIEEMSYDEVARVLSVPLGTVKSRVNRARSILRDKLKPRMEERNALSKGTLLPVNLL, from the coding sequence ATGGAAAAGGAAACGGCAAAAGATCTGGACCATCGCCTGTTTCGACAAGTTCAAAAAGGCGATATGGTAGCATTCAACGAGTTGGTTAATCGTTACAAAGACCGGCTGATGAATGTTATCGGACGAATGCGCATCAGCCGGGAAGGGACTGAAGATATAATTCAGGAGGCGTTTTTGCGGGTTTATCAGCACAGAGAGAGATTTGATTTTAAGCATTGTTTTTCAACCTGGCTTTATACTATTGCTTTAAATCTTGCCCGTAACGAATTGCGTAAGAAAAAGAAATATAAATATGTCGATATCTTCGATATGCAGAACAAAGAAGTGGATGTATCGGTCGAGCCCGAAATACCCTCGAATCTTGGGCCGATCCTGGAAAGCGCGATTAAAACGTTACCGGAAAAATACAAAACCGCTTTTATGCTTCGAGATATCGAGGAAATGTCCTATGACGAAGTGGCCCGGGTATTATCGGTTCCTCTGGGAACCGTTAAATCGCGAGTGAATCGGGCCCGGTCAATATTGCGTGATAAGCTTAAACCGAGAATGGAGGAACGGAATGCGCTGTCGAAAGGTACGCTCCTTCCTGTCAATTTATTGTAA
- a CDS encoding translocation/assembly module TamB domain-containing protein, whose protein sequence is MRKRFKIPLFGIVFILLVLTTGVILLYKSHILENWVNRYLTEKLAEQYGLEVNIEEIDGSFVTGFRLQNVLVNHRSGDETVPIALIPALSMKYDISNLWNRRWIIDSLSLEKPQVYLKKDDNGRWILPNLKGNGENKIFLPAWEIGYLAISRAEIALTLSEKKIIWTDVDLQASIKSEEGTIAVKADTLRMNCDDRRYRIKFATGVATIFKKQVAIQNALLVGDSSEFKFSMVYENDGGTWLEATIDESRIRLEDIVSLLSDADIDGDINLSGSIYHQAGKTGGDVLISGIFKDRSFDSLHTRFQIQDKVLFLDTLYGLILNGCAVSGFGNIDFGSAPSGYFLSAEIDSFDLNNLVFGSFTSNLNGQLKINGRGLQSQTMIMDVDLDLDESYFDIYHFHKARGQMTLTRSGLYFYPEFLFKYYDNEFWCAGEIDYKGDINVNAHSEFSDLSNFTHQTFIDLPAGTARAEYTFTGPVRDPNLNGSFTSDSLWLYGFYSNDFTADFDITSFIYGKRGPISIKSANGDAWAFPFDSLTAEMVLDSNILLIDSVWVKNYFSEISGQGNLDFLSYPQNLALERLTFEVAGRNFRSNDPQEILVDSAGFIFNEFQIRGSDGAIEFDGRADYDETLDLSWAIDKVSIAPWVRMFDDSLDVSGKLSSQGTVSGKFLNPKFSLTADLDSLTYRGLHLGQLKSFLNYYDSLLYIDSAFLYSEEGVYSASGEFPINLALSSENIPFDDREQNINIHARDRRLDLAAFVMESVEYITGDFSADFILSGKPTQPHLNGTSSLKNGIVKLIDLQDKLDSVDIDLEMSDKLINVVHGKANIINKGKNKNGVILANGSITVNDINNFTYDLNVRCLDIPINYEMGEFTGYIGEAGFTVTGSTPPLVRTDSTWSILINSAEYGESFEEESGFNILTALESDKSWDLDLIVEFPANFWVKNSDINAEFSGNLNIVRQSGIYNFLGNLEVIRGKIYLYDKTYRMTPGGQIIYDNIGELNPKLNFEISTRIRTQPRYTGFETEESYSYELKLQVGGDLENPIFTPAGETPISSENILPSIIANADVGAEKTGSNLSDRITLGGVGLLANQMSRIGTRSLGVETFEINPNYRGGFDPSGTQIIIGTYMLPNLYISGSSYFDVNRGQEFGAEIRLGRNYLLEGRRDEANLYHFTFKIHWEY, encoded by the coding sequence ATGCGTAAACGGTTTAAAATTCCGCTTTTCGGGATTGTCTTTATTCTCCTGGTACTGACAACCGGAGTTATCCTTCTATACAAATCGCATATTCTCGAAAATTGGGTTAACCGATATCTTACCGAAAAACTGGCCGAACAATATGGTCTCGAGGTCAATATTGAAGAGATCGACGGTTCATTCGTCACCGGTTTCCGTCTCCAAAACGTTCTGGTAAATCATCGCAGTGGGGATGAGACTGTTCCGATAGCCTTGATACCGGCGCTTTCAATGAAATATGATATTTCAAATTTATGGAATCGCCGCTGGATTATCGATAGTCTGTCTCTCGAAAAACCGCAGGTATATTTAAAAAAAGATGATAACGGCAGATGGATTTTGCCCAACCTGAAAGGAAACGGTGAGAATAAAATCTTTCTGCCCGCCTGGGAGATAGGTTATCTCGCGATATCCCGGGCCGAAATTGCTCTTACTTTGTCCGAAAAAAAGATAATATGGACCGATGTCGATCTACAGGCGTCTATTAAATCGGAAGAAGGTACAATCGCCGTTAAAGCCGATACGCTGCGAATGAATTGCGATGATCGCCGTTATCGAATTAAATTCGCGACAGGGGTTGCTACTATATTTAAAAAACAGGTTGCCATTCAGAATGCTCTATTAGTAGGTGATTCTTCCGAGTTTAAGTTTTCAATGGTGTATGAAAACGACGGCGGCACCTGGCTGGAAGCGACTATCGATGAATCCCGAATTCGCCTCGAAGATATAGTTTCGCTCTTGAGTGATGCCGATATCGATGGCGATATTAATCTCTCCGGCTCAATATATCATCAGGCGGGCAAAACCGGGGGAGATGTTCTTATCTCCGGCATCTTCAAAGACAGAAGCTTTGATTCATTACATACTCGTTTTCAAATTCAAGACAAAGTCTTATTTCTTGATACTTTGTACGGCCTTATCCTGAACGGATGCGCCGTATCCGGATTCGGTAATATCGATTTCGGATCGGCTCCGTCCGGGTATTTTCTTTCGGCTGAGATTGACTCTTTTGATTTGAATAATCTCGTTTTTGGTTCTTTCACATCAAATCTTAACGGACAGTTGAAAATTAACGGTCGCGGTCTCCAGTCGCAAACCATGATAATGGATGTAGATCTTGACCTGGATGAATCGTATTTCGATATATATCACTTTCATAAAGCACGCGGCCAGATGACATTGACCAGGTCGGGTTTATATTTTTATCCCGAATTTCTTTTCAAATATTATGACAATGAATTCTGGTGCGCTGGAGAAATCGATTATAAGGGCGATATCAATGTAAATGCGCACTCAGAATTTTCAGATCTTTCAAATTTCACCCATCAGACATTCATCGATCTTCCGGCCGGAACGGCCAGGGCTGAATACACTTTCACCGGCCCGGTTAGGGATCCCAATTTAAACGGCAGCTTCACCTCCGATTCATTATGGCTTTATGGTTTTTATTCCAATGATTTCACGGCGGATTTTGATATTACCAGTTTTATCTATGGCAAACGAGGTCCCATAAGTATAAAAAGCGCTAATGGTGACGCGTGGGCATTTCCCTTCGACAGCCTGACCGCCGAAATGGTTTTGGACAGCAACATCCTTCTTATCGACTCGGTTTGGGTAAAAAATTATTTCTCTGAGATTTCAGGCCAAGGCAATCTCGATTTTTTGAGTTATCCTCAAAATCTTGCTCTAGAGCGACTAACTTTTGAAGTTGCCGGACGAAATTTCCGGTCAAACGATCCTCAGGAGATACTTGTCGATTCCGCGGGGTTTATCTTCAATGAATTTCAAATTCGAGGCTCCGACGGAGCCATCGAATTTGACGGCCGGGCGGATTACGATGAAACTCTCGATTTAAGCTGGGCCATCGATAAAGTCTCCATCGCTCCCTGGGTGCGCATGTTTGACGACAGCCTTGATGTATCAGGAAAATTATCATCACAGGGGACGGTCTCCGGAAAATTCCTTAATCCAAAATTCAGCCTGACCGCTGATTTGGATTCGCTGACATATCGCGGATTACATCTTGGCCAACTCAAATCATTTTTGAATTATTATGATTCTCTCTTATATATAGATTCCGCCTTTTTATATTCCGAGGAAGGCGTTTATTCGGCCTCCGGAGAATTCCCGATCAATCTGGCCCTATCTTCCGAAAATATCCCGTTTGACGACCGCGAGCAGAATATAAATATTCACGCCAGAGATAGAAGACTCGATTTAGCGGCCTTTGTCATGGAATCGGTCGAATATATAACCGGCGACTTCTCGGCCGATTTTATTTTATCCGGAAAACCAACCCAGCCTCATTTGAACGGTACCAGTTCATTGAAAAATGGAATCGTTAAACTAATTGATTTGCAAGACAAGCTCGACAGCGTTGATATCGATCTTGAAATGTCAGACAAATTAATAAATGTAGTGCATGGAAAAGCAAACATCATTAACAAGGGTAAAAACAAAAACGGTGTAATTTTGGCTAACGGTTCCATAACGGTCAATGATATAAACAACTTTACCTATGATTTAAACGTCCGCTGCCTCGATATTCCAATTAACTATGAGATGGGAGAATTTACCGGTTACATTGGGGAAGCAGGGTTTACGGTTACCGGCTCAACGCCGCCCCTGGTCAGAACCGATTCGACCTGGTCGATTCTAATAAATTCTGCCGAATACGGCGAGAGCTTCGAAGAAGAATCAGGCTTCAATATTCTAACCGCCCTCGAATCCGATAAATCCTGGGACCTGGATTTAATAGTTGAATTCCCGGCCAACTTCTGGGTAAAAAACAGTGACATCAACGCTGAGTTTTCAGGCAACCTGAATATCGTGCGTCAATCAGGAATATACAATTTTCTTGGGAATCTGGAAGTAATTCGAGGGAAAATATATCTCTACGATAAAACCTATCGCATGACTCCGGGGGGGCAGATAATTTATGATAATATTGGTGAGCTCAATCCCAAACTTAATTTCGAAATTTCAACTCGTATCCGAACTCAACCGCGTTATACAGGTTTCGAAACGGAGGAGAGCTATTCGTATGAGCTAAAACTGCAAGTCGGCGGCGATCTCGAAAATCCTATTTTTACTCCTGCCGGCGAAACCCCTATATCCAGTGAAAATATCCTGCCCTCGATTATCGCCAATGCTGATGTTGGCGCTGAAAAAACGGGAAGTAATTTATCCGACAGGATCACTCTTGGTGGAGTAGGACTTTTAGCTAATCAAATGTCAAGGATCGGAACCCGTTCCCTGGGCGTGGAAACATTTGAAATCAACCCGAACTATCGCGGAGGCTTTGACCCTTCCGGGACGCAAATCATAATCGGAACCTATATGCTTCCCAATCTTTATATTTCCGGAAGCAGCTATTTTGATGTCAATCGGGGACAGGAATTCGGCGCTGAGATCAGACTGGGACGCAATTACCTTCTTGAAGGCCGCCGCGATGAAGCAAACCTTTATCATTTCACGTTCAAGATTCACTGGGAATACTGA
- a CDS encoding DUF401 family protein produces the protein MTVLKLLLVLAVIIYGIKRKFFVGYLLCGVGIALPFLFGYGPTDVLKTLYGTASSFDFWRLFAAIAIVTFLGNLLKTTGSFDRLTDAAQHLAGGKRTATAILPASIGMMPMPAGALLSAPLVKEVLKDDNLKPEFLSATNYWYRHVMEFFWPLYPGIILGAGLCGISQQIFSALGIINTLFMITIGIFLFLLKIPNNCNHSTRNIKSIFRIAYSIWPLFLAVILTMALEIDIVLSLLSATILTMIINRPSWAKIIEMLKKALTFRLFFMVFGILVFKDMLELSGAVADMPAEVARFGIHPAFIIFSVTFLAGLMSGMVALYVGLCFPILSGFLYDPVINLNNIYLTYLSGYLGIILSPTHFCLLLTSEYFKADLGRVYRKFVPGIILLAMFGFLLYWLGYPWDLLAE, from the coding sequence ATGACCGTACTGAAACTGCTCCTCGTTCTGGCCGTCATCATATACGGCATCAAACGCAAGTTTTTCGTCGGGTATCTGTTATGCGGCGTGGGAATTGCCCTGCCGTTTCTATTCGGCTACGGCCCGACGGATGTATTGAAAACTCTTTACGGAACAGCTTCGTCGTTTGATTTCTGGCGGCTTTTTGCCGCGATTGCAATAGTAACATTTCTCGGTAATCTTCTAAAAACAACCGGCTCGTTCGACCGCCTGACCGACGCGGCTCAGCATCTGGCCGGGGGGAAGAGGACGGCGACGGCGATTTTGCCCGCTTCAATCGGGATGATGCCAATGCCGGCAGGAGCGTTATTGTCGGCGCCCCTGGTTAAGGAAGTTCTCAAAGACGATAATCTCAAACCGGAATTTCTCTCGGCGACCAATTACTGGTACCGCCATGTCATGGAATTTTTCTGGCCGCTCTATCCGGGAATTATTCTCGGGGCCGGGTTATGCGGGATCTCCCAGCAGATTTTTTCGGCCCTGGGAATAATAAATACTCTATTCATGATCACCATCGGGATATTCCTATTCCTGCTGAAAATCCCCAATAACTGCAATCATTCGACGAGAAATATCAAATCAATTTTCCGCATCGCATATTCTATCTGGCCATTGTTTCTGGCGGTTATCCTGACAATGGCATTGGAAATCGATATCGTGCTGTCATTGCTCTCCGCGACGATTTTGACAATGATTATCAATCGCCCATCTTGGGCAAAAATAATCGAGATGCTCAAAAAGGCGTTGACGTTTCGCCTGTTCTTCATGGTCTTTGGAATTCTCGTTTTCAAAGATATGCTTGAGCTTTCCGGAGCCGTGGCCGATATGCCGGCCGAAGTTGCCCGATTTGGTATCCATCCCGCCTTTATAATTTTTTCCGTGACATTCCTCGCCGGGCTCATGTCGGGCATGGTCGCCCTCTACGTTGGACTCTGTTTCCCGATCCTGTCAGGCTTTCTATACGATCCCGTTATAAATCTCAACAATATTTATCTGACTTATCTCAGCGGCTATCTGGGCATAATATTATCACCGACCCATTTTTGCCTGCTTTTGACTTCGGAGTATTTCAAAGCCGATCTCGGTAGAGTTTATCGCAAATTTGTGCCCGGGATAATTCTTTTGGCGATGTTCGGATTTTTGCTTTACTGGCTCGGTTATCCATGGGATTTGCTTGCGGAATAG